Proteins found in one Misgurnus anguillicaudatus chromosome 3, ASM2758022v2, whole genome shotgun sequence genomic segment:
- the LOC129444066 gene encoding uncharacterized protein: MERTFFILICILIKTASLQSSSSPTTTYLPTMSTTNGGDSTTAPQSTGSTFTSTAPSSTPIESSSVSTAEVSTSSSLTATTLAAETSTTTGSDTTTAAQSTESTVTSTAPSSTSFESSTVSTAAASTTSSLTDTTTASTSVESSSTSVSTAAASTSSSSAATTTASTTVESSTVSTAAASTSSSSIATTTAAETSTTNGGDTTTASQSTGSTLTSTGPSSTPFESSTVSTPATSTSSSSIATTTAAETSTTNGGDTTTVPQSTGSTLTSTGPSSTPFESSTVSTPATSTSSSSIATTTAAETSTTNGGDTTTASQSTGSTFTSTGPSSTPFESSTVSTPATSTSSSSIATTTAAETSTTNGGDTTTASQSTGSTLTSTGPSSTPFESSTVSTPATSTSSSSIATTTAAETSTTNGGDTTTASQSTGSTLTSTGPSSTPFESSTVSTPATSTSSSSIATTTAAETSTTNGGDTTTVPQSTGSTLTSTGPSSTPFESSTVSTPATSTSSSSIATTTAAETSTTNGGDTTTVPQSTGSTLTSTGPSSTPFESSTVSTAAASTSSSSAATTTAAETSTTNGGDTTTVPQSTVSTFTSTGPSSTPFESSTVSTPAASTSSSSAATTTASTSPSSVATTTASTSPSSVATTTTSTTVESSTVSTAAASTSASSTATTTASPTVESSTVSTAAASTSGSSVATTTASTSPSSVATTTASTSPSSVATTTASTSPSSVATTTASTSASSIATTTASTTVESSTVSTAAASTSASLTATTTASTSASSIATTTASTSPSSVATTTAVVQVLTALVFSSNETFTTDLSDSTSDGFKNRTKLVKDQVEPVYRRKYPSSFIRLNVLSFRPGSIITSTELAFNDTSQLPTTQDIKNDLLSAIETGDVSLLKIVPNSVTVSTTATTTASASSSSIATTTGSDTTTTPQSTGSTFTSTVPSSTPTESSTVSTTAASTSSSSIATTTGSDTTTGPQSTGSTLTSTTASSTPIESSTVSTTAASTSSSSIATTTGSDTTTGPQSTGSTLTSTTASSTPIESSTVSTTAASTSSSSIATTTGSDTTTAPQSTGSTFTSTTASSTPIESSTVSTTAASTSSSSIATTTGSDTTTTPQSTGSTFTSTTASSTPIESSTVSTTAASTSSSSIATTTGSDTTTGPQSTGSTFTSTAPSSTPIESSTVSTTAASTSSSSIATTTGSDTTTAPQSTGSTFTSTTASSTPIESSTVSTTAASTSSSSIATTTGSDTTTGPQSTGSTFTSTTASSTTIESSTASTTAASTSSSSIDTTTGSDTTTAPQSTGSTFTSTAASSTPIESSTISTTAASTSSSSIATTTGSDTTTVPQSTGSTFTSTGPSSTPIESSSISTTAASTSSSSIATTTGSDTTTAPQSTGSTFTSTAPSSTPIESSTISTTAASTSSSSIATTTGSDTTTAPQSTGSTFTSTGPSSTPIESSTISTTAASTSSSSIATTTGSGTTTAPQSTGSTFTSTGPSSTPIESSTISTTAASTLSSSIATTTGSDTTTAPQSTGSTFTSTAPSSTPIESSTASTTAASTSSSSIDTTTGSDTTTAPQSTGSTFTSTAASSTPIESSTISTTAASTSSSSIATTTGSDTTTVPQSTGSTFTSTGPSSTPIESSSISTTAASTSSSSIATTTGSDTTTAPQSTGSTFTSTAPSSTPIESSTISTTAASTSSSSIATTTGSDTTTAPQSTGSTFTSTGPSSTPIESSTISTTAASTSSSSIATTTGSDTTTAPQSTGSTFTSTAPSSTPIESSTVSTTAASTSSSSIATTTGSDTTTAPQSTGSTFTSTAPSSTPIESSTISTTAASTSSSSIATTTGSDTTTAPQSTGSTFTSTGPSSTPIESSTISTTAASTSSSSIATTTGSGTTTAPQSTGSTFTSTGPSSTPIESSTISTTAASTLSSSIATTTGSDTTTAPQSTGSTFTSTAPSSTPIESSTVSTTAASTSSSSIATTTGSDTTTAPQSTGSTFTSTGPSSTPIESSTVSTTAASTSSSSIATTTGSDTTTAPQSTGSTFTSTGPSSTPIENSTVSTTAASTSSSSIATTTGSDTTTAPQSTGSTFTSTGPSSTPIESSTVSTTGASTSSSSIATTTGSDTTTAPQSTGSTFTSTAPSSTPIDSSTISTTAASTSSSSIATTTGSETTTAPQSTGSTFTSTAPSSTPIESSTVSTTAASTSSSSIATTTGSDTTTAPQSTGSTLMSTAPSSTPFKSSTFSTSAASTSSSSTATTMAAGTSTTNGVDTTTAPQSTGSTLTSSAPSSTPFKSSTFSTSAASTSSSLIATTTAAGTSTTNRGDTTTGPKSSGSTIGLTTPSSSTFKILTSNTAGPSTTSITTITSGPSTASSSHSTTSAFTLTVPQATATTQKSSSTVSAGTTTTSSTNKATTSTTAAAVKTTTKSPTTKLTAITTAAVKTTTKSPTTKAITTNTATAAVKTTIKSPTTKATAITTATVKTTIKTPTTKAIATTAAAVKTTIKSPTTKAIATTAAVVKTTIKSPTTKAIATTAAVVKTTIKSPTTKAIATTAAAVKTTVKSPTTKATTTAAVAQVLTALVFSSNETFTADLSDSTSDGFKNRAKLVKDQLEPVYRRKYPAFLRLNVLKFSAGSIVTSTELAFNYTSQLPTTQDIKNDLLNATVAGEVSLLKIIPSSVTVNLTVTATTVAGAASTTASKTTSSGPRIEFGLLQAMFLIIMSTIFRRYLEIH; the protein is encoded by the exons atggAGAGAACATTTTTTATCCTAATATGCATTTTAATCA AAACTGCCAGTTTgcaatcatcatcatcaccaacTACTACTTATTTACCCACCATGTCCACCACTAATGGAGGTGATAGCACAACAGCACCACAATCAACAGGGTCTACCTTTACTTCAACTGCCCCGTCTTCAACCCCCATTGAAAGTTCATCTGTCAGTACAGCTGAAGTATCTACGTCATCATCTTTAACCGCCACAACCCTTGCTGCTGAAACATCCACCACGACTGGAAGTGATACCACAACAGCAGCACAATCAACAGAGTCTACTGTGACTTCAACTGCCCCCTCGTCAACCTCCTTTGAAAGTTCAACTGTCAGTACAGCTGCAGCATCTACAACATCATCTTTAACAGACACAACCACTGCATCTACATCAGTTGAAAGTTCATCTACATCTGTTAGTACAGCTGCAGCATCTACATCATCATCTTCAGCAGCCACAACCACTGCATCTACAACAGTTGAAAGTTCAACTGTCAGTACAGCTGCAGCATCTACATCCTCATCTTCAATAGCCACAACTACTGCTGCTGAAACATCCACTACTAATGGAGGTGACACCACAACAGCATCACAATCAACAGGGTCTACCTTGACTTCAACTGGCCCCTCTTCGACCCCCTTTGAAAGTTCAACTGTTAGTACACCTGCAACATCTACATCATCATCTTCAATAGCCACAACTACTGCTGCTGAAACATCCACCACTAATGGAGGTGATACCACAACAGTACCACAATCAACAGGGTCTACCTTGACTTCAACTGGCCCCTCTTCCACCCCCTTTGAAAGTTCAACTGTTAGTACACCTGCAACATCTACATCATCATCTTCAATAGCCACAACCACTGCTGCTGAAACATCCACTACTAATGGAGGTGACACCACAACAGCATCACAATCAACAGGGTCTACCTTTACTTCAACTGGCCCCTCTTCCACCCCCTTTGAAAGTTCAACTGTTAGTACACCTGCAACATCTACATCATCATCTTCAATAGCCACAACCACTGCTGCTGAAACATCCACTACTAATGGAGGTGACACCACAACAGCATCACAATCAACAGGGTCTACCTTGACTTCAACTGGCCCCTCTTCCACCCCCTTTGAAAGTTCAACTGTTAGTACACCTGCAACATCTACATCATCATCTTCAATAGCCACAACCACTGCTGCTGAAACATCCACTACTAATGGAGGTGACACCACAACAGCATCACAATCAACAGGGTCTACCTTGACTTCAACTGGCCCCTCTTCAACCCCCTTTGAAAGTTCAACTGTTAGTACACCTGCAACATCTACATCCTCATCTTCAATAGCCACAACTACTGCTGCTGAAACATCCACCACTAATGGAGGTGATACCACAACAGTACCACAATCAACAGGGTCTACCTTGACTTCAACTGGCCCCTCTTCGACCCCCTTTGAAAGTTCAACTGTTAGTACACCTGCAACATCTACATCATCATCTTCAATAGCCACAACTACTGCTGCTGAAACATCCACCACTAATGGAGGTGATACCACAACAGTACCACAATCAACAGGGTCTACCTTGACTTCAACTGGCCCCTCTTCAACCCCCTTTGAAAGTTCAACTGTCAGTACAGCTGCAGCATCTACATCATCATCTTCAGCAGCCACAACCACTGCTGCTGAAACATCCACTACTAATGGAGGTGACACCACAACAGTACCACAATCAACAGTGTCTACCTTTACTTCAACTGGCCCCTCTTCAACCCCCTTTGAAAGTTCAACTGTCAGTACACCTGCAGCATCTACATCATCATCTTCAGCAGCCACAACCACTGCATCTACATCACCATCTTCAGTTGCCACAACCACTGCATCTACATCACCATCTTCAGTTGCCACAACCACAACATCTACAACAGTTGAAAGTTCAACTGTCAGTACAGCTGCAGCATCTACATCAGCATCCTCGACAGCCACAACCACTGCATCTCCAACAGTTGAAAGTTCAACTGTCAGTACAGCTGCAGCATCTACATCAGGATCTTCAGTAGCCACAACCACTGCATCTACATCCCCATCTTCAGTAGCCACAACCACTGCATCTACATCCCCATCTTCAGTAGCCACAACCACTGCATCTACATCACCATCTTCAGTAGCCACAACCACTGCATCTACATCAGCATCTTCAATAGCCACAACCACTGCATCTACAACAGTTGAAAGTTCAACTGTCAGTACAGCTGCAGCATCTACATCAGCATCCTTGACAGCCACAACCACTGCATCTACATCAGCATCTTCAATAGCCACAACCACTGCATCTACATCACCCTCTTCAGTAGCCACAACCACAGCAGTAGTTCAGGTGTTGACGGCTCTGGTGTTTAGCTCAAATGAAACGTTTACAACTGACCTCTCCGATTCGACCTCTGATGGCTTCAAGAACAGAACTAAGCTTGTGAAGGACCAG GTTGAACCAGTCTACAGAAGAAAGTATCCTTCATCCTTCATAAGATTGAATGTCTTGAGCTTCAG GCCTGGGTCAATTATCACTTCAACAGAACTAGCTTTCAACGACACATCCCAACTCCCAACCactcaagatatcaaaaatgaTCTTCTGAGTGCAATAGAAACAGGAGATGTCAGTTTGCTGAAAATAGTTCCCAACTCAGTCACAGTCAGCACTACAG CCACAACCACTGCATCTGCATCATCATCTTCAATAGCCACAACTACTGGAAGTGATACCACAACAACACCACAATCAACAGGGTCTACCTTTACTTCAACTGTCCCCTCCTCAACCCCCACTGAAAGTTCGACCGTCAGTACGACTGCAGCATCTACATCATCATCTTCAATAGCCACAACTACTGGAAGTGATACCACAACAGGACCACAATCAACAGGGTCTACCCTTACTTCAACTACCGCCTCTTCAACCCCCATTGAAAGTTCGACCGTCAGTACGACTGCAGCATCTACATCATCATCTTCAATAGCCACAACTACTGGAAGTGATACCACAACAGGACCACAATCAACAGGGTCTACCCTTACTTCAACTACCGCCTCTTCAACCCCCATTGAAAGTTCGACCGTCAGTACGACTGCAGCATCTACATCATCATCTTCAATAGCCACAACTACTGGAAGTGATACCACAACAGCACCACAATCAACAGGGTCTACCTTTACTTCAACTACCGCCTCTTCAACCCCCATTGAAAGTTCGACCGTCAGTACGACTGCAGCATCTACATCATCATCTTCAATAGCCACAACTACTGGAAGTGATACCACAACAACACCACAATCAACAGGGTCTACCTTTACTTCAACTACCGCCTCTTCAACCCCCATTGAAAGTTCGACCGTCAGTACGACTGCAGCATCTACATCATCATCTTCAATAGCCACAACTACTGGAAGTGATACCACAACAGGACCACAATCAACAGGGTCTACCTTTACTTCAACTGCTCCCTCTTCAACCCCCATTGAAAGTTCGACCGTCAGTACGACTGCAGCATCTACATCATCATCTTCAATAGCCACAACTACTGGAAGTGATACCACAACAGCACCACAATCAACAGGGTCTACCTTTACTTCAACTACCGCCTCTTCAACCCCCATTGAAAGTTCGACCGTCAGTACGACTGCAGCATCTACATCATCATCTTCAATAGCCACAACTACTGGAAGTGATACCACAACAGGACCACAATCAACAGGGTCTACCTTTACTTCAACTACCGCCTCTTCAACCACCATTGAAAGTTCGACCGCCAGTACGACTGCAGCATCTACATCATCATCTTCAATAGACACAACTACTGGAAGTGATACCACAACAGCACCACAATCAACAGGGTCTACCTTTACTTCAACTGCCGCCTCTTCAACCCCCATTGAAAGTTCGACCATCAGTACGACTGCAGCATCTACATCATCATCTTCAATAGCCACAACTACTGGAAGTGATACCACAACAGTACCACAATCAACAGGGTCTACCTTTACTTCAACTGGCCCCTCTTCAACCCCCATTGAAAGTTCATCCATCAGTACGACTGCAGCATCTACATCATCATCTTCAATAGCCACAACTACTGGAAGTGATACCACAACAGCACCACAATCTACAGGGTCTACCTTTACTTCCACTGCCCCCTCTTCAACCCCCATTGAAAGTTCAACCATCAGTACGACTGCAGCATCTACATCATCATCTTCAATAGCCACAACTACTGGAAGTGATACCACAACAGCACCACAATCAACAGGGTCTACCTTTACTTCAACTGGCCCCTCTTCAACCCCCATTGAAAGTTCGACCATCAGTACAACTGCAGCATCTACATCATCATCTTCAATAGCCACAACTACTGGAAGTGGTACCACAACAGCACCACAATCAACAGGGTCTACCTTTACTTCAACTGGCCCCTCTTCAACCCCCATTGAAAGTTCGACCATCAGTACGACTGCAGCATCTACATTATCATCTTCAATAGCCACAACTACTGGAAGTGATACCACAACAGCACCACAATCTACAGGGTCTACCTTTACTTCCACTGCCCCCTCTTCAACCCCCATTGAAAGTTCAACCGCCAGTACGACTGCAGCATCTACATCATCATCTTCAATAGACACAACTACTGGAAGTGATACCACAACAGCACCACAATCAACAGGGTCTACCTTTACTTCAACTGCCGCCTCTTCAACCCCCATTGAAAGTTCGACCATCAGTACGACTGCAGCATCTACATCATCATCTTCAATAGCCACAACTACTGGAAGTGATACCACAACAGTACCACAATCAACAGGGTCTACCTTTACTTCAACTGGCCCCTCTTCAACCCCCATTGAAAGTTCATCCATCAGTACGACTGCAGCATCTACATCATCATCTTCAATAGCCACAACTACTGGAAGTGATACCACAACAGCACCACAATCTACAGGGTCTACCTTTACTTCCACTGCCCCCTCTTCAACCCCCATTGAAAGTTCAACCATCAGTACGACTGCAGCATCTACATCATCATCTTCAATAGCCACAACTACTGGAAGTGATACCACAACAGCACCACAATCAACAGGGTCTACCTTTACTTCAACTGGCCCCTCTTCAACCCCCATTGAAAGTTCGACCATCAGTACAACTGCAGCATCTACATCATCATCTTCAATAGCCACAACTACTGGAAGTGATACCACAACAGCACCACAATCTACAGGGTCTACCTTTACTTCCACTGCCCCCTCTTCAACCCCCATTGAAAGTTCAACCGTCAGTACGACTGCAGCATCTACATCATCATCTTCAATAGCCACAACTACTGGAAGTGATACCACAACAGCACCACAATCTACAGGGTCTACCTTTACTTCCACTGCCCCCTCTTCAACCCCCATTGAAAGTTCAACCATCAGTACGACTGCAGCATCTACATCATCATCTTCAATAGCCACAACTACTGGAAGTGATACCACAACAGCACCACAATCAACAGGGTCTACCTTTACTTCAACTGGCCCCTCTTCAACCCCCATTGAAAGTTCGACCATCAGTACAACTGCAGCATCTACATCATCATCTTCAATAGCCACAACTACTGGAAGTGGTACCACAACAGCACCACAATCAACAGGGTCTACCTTTACTTCAACTGGCCCCTCTTCAACCCCCATTGAAAGTTCGACCATCAGTACGACTGCAGCATCTACATTATCATCTTCAATAGCCACAACTACTGGAAGTGATACCACAACAGCACCACAATCTACAGGGTCTACCTTTACTTCCACTGCCCCCTCTTCAACCCCCATTGAAAGTTCAACCGTCAGTACGACTGCAGCATCTACATCATCATCTTCAATAGCCACAACTACTGGAAGTGATACCACAACAGCACCACAATCAACAGGGTCTACCTTTACTTCAACTGGCCCCTCTTCAACCCCCATTGAAAGTTCGACCGTCAGTACGACTGCAGCATCTACATCATCATCTTCAATAGCCACAACTACTGGAAGTGATACCACAACAGCACCACAATCAACAGGGTCTACCTTTACTTCAACTGGCCCCTCTTCAACCCCCATTGAAAATTCAACAGTCAGTACGACTGCAGCATCTACATCATCATCTTCAATAGCCACAACTACTGGAAGTGATACCACAACAGCACCACAATCAACAGGGTCTACCTTTACTTCAACTGGCCCCTCTTCAACCCCCATTGAAAGTTCAACCGTCAGTACGACTGGAGCATCTACATCATCATCTTCAATAGCCACAACTACTGGAAGTGATACCACAACAGCACCACAATCAACAGGGTCTACCTTTACTTCAACTGCCCCCTCTTCAACCCCCATTGACAGTTCGACCATCAGTACGACTGCAGCATCTACATCATCATCTTCAATAGCCACAACTACTGGAAGTGAAACCACAACAGCACCACAATCTACAGGGTCTACCTTTACTTCCACTGCCCCCTCTTCAACCCCCATTGAAAGTTCAACCGTCAGTACGACTGCAGCATCTACATCATCATCTTCAATAGCCACAACTACTGGAAGTGATACCACAACAGCACCACAATCAACAGGGTCTACCTTGATGTCAACTGCTCCCTCTTCAACCCCCTTTAAAAGTTCAACTTTTAGTACATCTGCAGCATCTACATCATCATCTTCAACAGCCACAACCATGGCTGCAGGAACATCCACCACTAATGGAGTTGATACCACAACAGCACCACAATCAACAGGGTCTACCTTGACGTCATCTGCTCCTTCTTCAACCCCCTTTAAAAGTTCAACTTTCAGTACATCTGCAGCATCTACATCATCATCTTTAATAGCCACAACTACTGCTGCTGGAACATCCACCACTAATAGAGGTGATACCACAACAGGACCAAAATCGTCAGGGTCTACGATTGGTTTAACCACTCCCTCTTCATCCACCTTTAAAATCCTCACTAGTAACACAGCTGGACCATCCACCACATCAATAACTACAATAACATCAGGACCCTCAACAGCCAGTTCCAGCCACAGCACCACTTCCGCATTTACTCTGACAGTGCCACAAGCAACAGCAACAACTCAAAAATCATCTTCAACTGTTAGCGCAGGCACAACAACAACATCCTCCACAAATAAAGCTACTACATCCACTACTGCAGCAGCagtcaaaacaacaacaaaatcccCCACAACTAAATTGACTGCAATTACTACTGCAGCagtcaaaacaacaacaaaatcccCAACAACTAAAGCGATTACAACTAATACTGCAACAGCAGCAgtcaaaacaacaataaaatccCCCACAACCAAAGCAACTGCAATTACTACTGCAACAgtcaaaacaacaataaaaacccCCACAACTAAAGCGATTGCAACTACTGCAGCAGCGgtcaaaacaacaataaaatccCCCACAACTAAAGCGATTGCAACTACTGCAGCAGTGgtcaaaacaacaataaaatcgCCCACAACTAAAGCGATTGCAACTACTGCAGCAGTGgtcaaaacaacaataaaatcgCCCACAACTAAAGCGATTGCAACTACTGCAGCAGCGGTCAAAACAACAGTTAAATCGCCCACAACTAAAGCAACTACAACTGCAGCAGTAGCTCAAGTGTTGACGGCTCTGGTGTTTAGctcaaatgaaacatttacAGCTGACCTCTCCGATTCTACCTCTGATGGCTTCAAGAACAGAGCTAAGCTTGTGAAAGACCAG CTTGAACCAGTCTACAGAAGAAAGTATCCTGCCTTCCTAAGATTGAATGTCTTGAAATTCAG TGCTGGGTCAATAGTCACTTCAACTGAACTAGCTTTCAACTACACATCCCAACTCCCAACCactcaagatatcaaaaatgaTCTTCTGAACGCAACGGTAGCTGGAGAAGTCAGTCTGCTGAAAATAATTCCcagctcagtcacagtcaaCCTTACAG TTACAGCTACAACTGTAGCGGGAGCTGCTTCAACAACAGCAAGTAAAACCACTTCAAGTGGACCCAGGATTGAATTCGGTCTTCTCCAAGCAATGTTCCTCATTATTATGTCAACAATATTTAGACGTTACCTGGAGATTCATTAA